In Pasteurella multocida subsp. multocida OH4807, a genomic segment contains:
- a CDS encoding competence protein A, which produces MWRNKTIIIKVGVWKSGQSLECVWFDLAHHAQVFYSTVEHLSEIEKHILSHFPPKTSIQLMFISAISPHQIWTKNILLPQSLSSLECEQQCCFLLAQELDIPLSELWFDYSQKTVKQGCQLTVFAIQKAIAQQYLAPLSKLNIEVLDNLAHAILRGLQFLAYEIEQQSQLFLYQDESGCIALLEKRQQLYVLQQRSSNLMTLYEQFCTRFNEEPDCVFVYQRTPTVSMLPGNWREIHSDLPVIALGNALWGQDTASLMKE; this is translated from the coding sequence ATGTGGCGAAATAAAACTATTATTATCAAAGTTGGTGTATGGAAAAGTGGGCAATCTCTTGAGTGTGTTTGGTTTGATTTAGCGCATCATGCACAGGTTTTTTATTCAACTGTTGAGCATCTGTCTGAAATAGAAAAACATATTCTAAGTCATTTTCCCCCAAAAACATCTATTCAATTAATGTTTATTAGTGCTATTTCACCTCATCAAATTTGGACGAAAAACATACTGCTCCCTCAATCATTGTCCAGCTTAGAATGCGAACAGCAATGTTGTTTTTTGTTAGCACAGGAGCTTGATATCCCACTCTCTGAACTTTGGTTTGATTACAGTCAGAAGACAGTTAAACAAGGTTGTCAATTAACTGTGTTTGCGATTCAAAAAGCGATTGCACAGCAATATTTAGCCCCGTTGTCTAAATTAAATATCGAAGTATTAGATAATCTAGCACACGCTATTCTACGAGGATTACAGTTTTTAGCCTATGAGATAGAACAACAGAGTCAACTTTTTTTATATCAAGATGAATCTGGCTGCATTGCTCTTTTAGAAAAAAGACAACAACTGTATGTTTTACAACAACGTTCTTCAAATTTGATGACACTCTATGAACAATTTTGTACGCGTTTTAACGAAGAACCAGACTGCGTTTTTGTTTATCAGCGTACTCCTACTGTATCTATGTTGCCAGGCAACTGGCGTGAAATTCACTCTGATTTACCTGTGATTGCTTTAGGCAATGCGTTATGGGGGCAAGATACGGCATCGTTAATGAAAGAATAA
- a CDS encoding penicillin-binding protein 1A (COG5009 Membrane carboxypeptidase/penicillin-binding protein), with product MRIAKLILSTLLTLFVLGCVAVGAVYVYLKADLPDVESLKTVELQQPMQIYTADGKLIGEVGEQRRIPVPLARIPQQLINAVLATEDARFYEHHGLDPIGIARAVTVAITKGGASQGASTITQQLARNFFLTPEKSIERKAKEAVLAIDIENTLSKNEILELYLNKIYLGYRSYGVAAAAKTYFGKELDQLTLSEIAIIAGLPKAPSTMNPIYSLKRATERRNVVLGRMLTTKYITQQEYDAALKEPIVARYHGAQIDFRADYVTEMARQEMVRRFGEEKAYTSGFKVYTTVLSKDQAQAQKALRDNLIDYDMRHGYRGGAPLWKKDETPWEAERILGFLKKLPNTEPLLPAAVLATNKSGLELLLASGEKMNLPNSAMRWAGKKTPQVADQIWIRQRDNGEWILAQVPEVNSALVSLNSDNGAIEALVGGFSFEQSKFNRATQSLVQVGSSIKPFIYAAALEKGLTLSSVLQDSPLILKKAGQKPWAPKNSPNRFDGPMRLRVGLGLSKNMIAIRAMQMAGVDFTAEFLQRFGFKKDQFFVSEALALGAASFTPLEMARGYAVFDNGGYLIEPFIINRILDNTGKEIFLANPKIACVTCHDIPVLYGETEKLDAFKNYDLSLTENLNIDVSDEGGEDGAGEIIPDIPDLQPLANQSIDENNLHFMADAKTEQSETQYAPRVISGELAFLVRSALTSAIYGEPGKSWVGTSWRLSKAFKRQDIGGKTGTTNNSKVAWYAGFGANLTTAVYVGFDDNKRNLGRGETGAKTAMPAWQAYMQVSLSDIPERKLAPPPNIIEKRIDTGSGLLTSSGGQIEYFIQGTEPKRTYVEEQGYYIPPNVTTPSHLPTGNERQELF from the coding sequence ATGCGGATCGCAAAATTAATATTAAGCACCCTATTAACGTTGTTCGTATTAGGCTGTGTCGCGGTAGGCGCGGTATATGTCTATTTAAAGGCAGATTTACCAGATGTAGAAAGTTTAAAAACAGTTGAACTACAACAACCCATGCAAATCTACACGGCAGATGGGAAACTCATTGGTGAAGTAGGAGAACAACGTCGTATTCCAGTTCCTTTAGCGCGTATTCCCCAGCAATTGATCAACGCTGTTCTGGCAACAGAAGATGCACGCTTTTATGAACACCATGGTTTAGACCCGATTGGTATTGCACGCGCAGTGACAGTCGCCATCACAAAAGGGGGGGCATCACAAGGTGCGAGTACCATTACACAACAATTGGCGCGTAATTTCTTTTTAACACCAGAAAAATCCATTGAGCGTAAAGCTAAAGAAGCAGTTTTAGCGATCGATATCGAAAATACCCTCAGCAAAAATGAAATCTTAGAGTTGTACTTAAACAAAATTTATTTAGGTTACCGCTCTTATGGTGTTGCCGCTGCCGCTAAAACCTATTTTGGTAAAGAATTGGATCAACTGACATTATCAGAAATCGCAATTATTGCTGGGTTACCCAAAGCCCCTTCTACCATGAACCCTATCTACTCATTAAAACGTGCAACAGAGCGACGCAATGTAGTATTGGGGCGTATGCTCACAACGAAATATATCACTCAACAGGAATATGATGCGGCACTCAAAGAACCAATTGTAGCTCGTTATCATGGTGCACAAATTGACTTTCGTGCAGATTATGTGACAGAGATGGCGCGTCAAGAAATGGTAAGACGTTTCGGCGAAGAAAAAGCCTATACAAGTGGTTTTAAAGTTTACACAACCGTACTATCCAAAGATCAAGCTCAAGCACAAAAAGCCTTACGCGATAATTTAATTGACTATGATATGCGTCATGGTTACCGTGGCGGTGCACCACTTTGGAAAAAAGATGAGACCCCTTGGGAAGCAGAGCGCATATTGGGTTTCTTAAAAAAACTCCCCAATACAGAACCGCTCTTACCTGCTGCCGTGTTAGCAACCAATAAATCTGGTCTCGAACTGTTGCTCGCCTCTGGCGAAAAAATGAACTTACCAAACAGTGCCATGCGTTGGGCGGGTAAAAAAACACCTCAAGTCGCAGATCAAATTTGGATCCGTCAACGTGATAACGGTGAGTGGATTCTGGCACAGGTTCCAGAGGTCAATTCTGCATTGGTCTCTTTAAATAGCGATAACGGAGCAATTGAAGCGTTGGTTGGTGGATTCAGTTTTGAACAAAGTAAATTCAACCGTGCAACACAGTCCTTAGTACAAGTTGGTTCCTCTATCAAACCCTTTATTTATGCAGCCGCATTAGAGAAAGGTCTGACGTTATCAAGCGTACTCCAAGACTCTCCATTGATATTGAAAAAAGCGGGACAAAAACCTTGGGCACCAAAAAACTCCCCAAATCGCTTCGATGGTCCAATGCGTTTACGCGTAGGATTAGGCCTATCGAAAAATATGATTGCTATTCGCGCCATGCAAATGGCAGGCGTTGATTTTACTGCCGAATTTTTACAGCGTTTTGGCTTCAAAAAAGATCAGTTCTTTGTCAGTGAAGCATTGGCATTAGGGGCGGCCTCTTTTACGCCATTAGAAATGGCGCGTGGTTATGCTGTATTTGACAATGGAGGCTACTTAATTGAACCATTTATCATTAATCGCATCTTAGACAACACAGGTAAAGAAATTTTCTTAGCCAATCCTAAAATTGCTTGTGTAACTTGTCATGATATTCCTGTCTTATATGGTGAAACAGAGAAACTGGACGCGTTTAAAAACTATGATCTGAGTTTAACCGAGAATTTGAATATTGATGTATCCGATGAAGGTGGCGAAGATGGTGCTGGCGAGATCATTCCAGATATACCTGATTTACAACCACTTGCTAACCAAAGTATTGATGAAAATAATCTGCACTTTATGGCAGATGCCAAAACAGAACAGTCTGAAACACAATATGCACCACGAGTGATTAGTGGTGAATTAGCCTTTCTTGTGCGTAGCGCATTGACCTCGGCAATTTATGGTGAACCAGGTAAAAGTTGGGTCGGCACAAGTTGGCGACTTTCAAAAGCGTTTAAACGACAAGACATTGGCGGCAAAACGGGAACAACCAATAATTCCAAAGTAGCCTGGTATGCAGGATTTGGAGCGAATCTTACAACCGCGGTCTATGTTGGGTTTGATGATAATAAACGTAATTTAGGTCGCGGTGAAACAGGAGCAAAAACAGCAATGCCCGCGTGGCAAGCCTATATGCAAGTCAGTTTATCTGATATCCCTGAACGTAAATTAGCACCACCACCAAACATTATCGAGAAACGCATTGATACTGGTTCGGGATTGTTAACAAGCAGTGGTGGACAAATAGAATACTTTATTCAGGGAACGGAGCCGAAACGGACGTATGTAGAAGAACAAGGCTATTACATTCCCCCTAATGTGACGACGCCAAGCCATCTTCCTACGGGCAATGAACGGCAAGAACTTTTCTAA
- a CDS encoding DNA utilization protein YhiR (COG2961 Protein involved in catabolism of external DNA), with translation MLSYRHSFHAGNHADVIKHIVLMLIIESLQQKEKGFYYLDTHAGVGRYRLFSEEAEKTAEFEEGIGRLWERDDLPEEVARYIKLIKKLNYDGKELRYYAGSPLIAATMLRPQDRALLTELHPSDFPLLRNNFKEFENVTTKRDNGFMQVKATLPPKERRGLVLIDPPYELKEDYDLVVSAIEEGYKRFATGVYAIWYPVVLRQQIKRMVRNLENTGIRRILQIELAVRPDSDQRGMTASGMIVINPPWTLESQMKKILPYLTNTLVPEGTGSWSVRWITPE, from the coding sequence ATGCTCAGTTATCGTCATAGCTTCCATGCTGGCAACCACGCAGATGTGATCAAACACATCGTATTAATGTTAATTATTGAAAGCCTCCAGCAAAAAGAGAAAGGCTTTTATTATTTAGACACACACGCTGGCGTTGGACGTTATCGCTTGTTCAGTGAAGAAGCAGAAAAAACAGCCGAATTTGAGGAAGGTATTGGACGCCTTTGGGAGCGTGATGATTTACCAGAAGAAGTCGCTCGTTATATTAAACTCATTAAAAAACTCAATTATGACGGCAAAGAGCTTCGTTATTATGCAGGTTCTCCACTCATTGCTGCGACAATGTTACGCCCACAAGATCGTGCATTGCTGACAGAATTACACCCAAGCGACTTCCCTTTATTGCGTAATAATTTTAAGGAATTTGAGAATGTCACGACGAAACGTGATAACGGCTTTATGCAAGTGAAAGCAACTCTTCCACCGAAAGAACGCCGTGGTTTAGTGCTTATCGATCCGCCTTACGAACTCAAAGAAGATTATGATTTAGTGGTTAGTGCGATCGAAGAAGGCTACAAACGCTTTGCAACGGGTGTTTATGCGATTTGGTATCCTGTTGTATTACGCCAACAAATTAAACGTATGGTGAGAAATTTAGAAAATACAGGGATCCGCAGAATATTACAAATCGAATTGGCCGTGCGCCCAGATTCAGATCAACGGGGTATGACCGCAAGTGGAATGATTGTGATTAATCCACCTTGGACATTGGAATCACAAATGAAAAAAATCCTACCTTATTTGACCAACACACTGGTTCCCGAAGGAACAGGCAGTTGGTCAGTACGTTGGATTACACCAGAATAA
- a CDS encoding glutathione reductase (COG1249 Pyruvate/2-oxoglutarate dehydrogenase complex, dihydrolipoamide dehydrogenase (E3) component, and related enzymes), protein MTKHYDYIAIGGGSGGIASINRAASYGKKCAIIEAKHLGGTCVNVGCVPKKVMWHGAQIAEAIHLYAPDYGFDISVNKFDFAKLVESRQAYISRIHTSYNNVLAKNNVDVIQGFAKFVNENTVEVNGEQITADHILIATGGRPSRPSIPGAEYGIDSNGVFALTELPKRVAVVGAGYIAVELAGVMNSFGVETHLFVRQHAPLRNFDPLIVDTLLEVIQQDGIQLHTKAIPQEVVKNADGSLTIKLEDGRTQEVDCLIWAIGREPATDVINLAATGVKTNERGFIKVDKYQNTNVKGIYAVGDIIEGGIELTPVAVAAGRRLSERLFNNKPNEHLDYNLVPTVVFSHPPIGTIGLTEPKAIEQYGEENVKVYKSSFTPMYSAVTQHRQPCRMKLVCVGKEEKIVGLHGIGFGVDEMIQGFAVAIKMGATKADFDNTVAIHPTGSEEFVTMR, encoded by the coding sequence ATGACAAAACATTATGATTATATTGCTATCGGGGGCGGAAGCGGTGGTATCGCCTCCATTAACCGTGCGGCAAGCTACGGCAAAAAATGCGCTATTATTGAAGCAAAACACTTAGGTGGAACTTGCGTAAATGTCGGTTGTGTACCGAAAAAAGTGATGTGGCACGGTGCTCAAATTGCAGAAGCAATTCACCTTTATGCGCCAGATTATGGTTTTGACATCAGTGTAAATAAATTTGATTTCGCCAAATTAGTGGAAAGCCGACAAGCTTATATCAGCCGTATCCACACCTCTTATAACAACGTGCTCGCAAAAAATAATGTAGATGTAATCCAAGGTTTTGCGAAATTCGTGAATGAAAATACGGTTGAAGTCAACGGTGAACAGATTACAGCAGATCATATTTTAATTGCGACTGGTGGTCGTCCAAGCCGTCCTTCTATTCCAGGTGCAGAATATGGTATTGACTCTAATGGCGTATTTGCATTAACTGAATTGCCAAAACGCGTTGCCGTAGTGGGTGCTGGCTATATTGCGGTTGAGCTTGCCGGTGTAATGAATAGCTTTGGCGTTGAAACACATTTATTTGTACGCCAACACGCACCATTACGTAATTTTGATCCATTGATCGTTGATACATTATTAGAAGTGATCCAACAAGACGGTATTCAATTACACACAAAAGCCATTCCACAAGAAGTGGTCAAAAATGCAGATGGTTCATTAACCATTAAATTGGAAGATGGCCGCACTCAAGAAGTGGATTGCTTGATTTGGGCAATTGGTCGTGAGCCGGCTACTGATGTTATCAATCTTGCTGCGACAGGCGTGAAAACGAATGAGCGTGGTTTCATCAAAGTGGATAAATACCAAAACACTAACGTGAAAGGCATTTATGCAGTAGGTGATATCATTGAAGGTGGTATTGAATTAACGCCAGTGGCAGTTGCGGCAGGTCGTCGTCTTTCTGAACGTTTATTTAACAATAAGCCAAACGAGCATTTAGACTACAACTTAGTACCAACAGTAGTATTCAGCCACCCACCAATCGGTACGATCGGCTTAACTGAACCAAAAGCGATTGAGCAATATGGCGAAGAAAATGTGAAAGTGTATAAATCGTCTTTCACGCCAATGTACAGTGCGGTAACGCAACATCGTCAACCTTGCCGTATGAAACTCGTTTGTGTTGGCAAAGAAGAGAAAATCGTGGGTTTACACGGCATTGGTTTTGGTGTAGATGAAATGATCCAAGGCTTTGCAGTTGCGATCAAAATGGGCGCAACAAAAGCGGATTTTGATAATACTGTTGCAATCCACCCAACAGGTTCTGAAGAATTTGTAACAATGCGTTAG